Proteins encoded within one genomic window of Cyprinus carpio isolate SPL01 chromosome B22, ASM1834038v1, whole genome shotgun sequence:
- the LOC122133875 gene encoding retinoblastoma-binding protein 5-like — SGRRWKRCCFSGDGEYIVAGSARQHALYIWEKSIGNLVKILHGTRGELLLDVAWHPVRPIIASISSGVVSIWAQNQVENWSAFAPDFKELDENVEYEERESEFDIEDEDKSEPEQTGADAAEDEEVDVTSVDPIPAFCSSDEELEDFKALLYLPIAPEVEDPEENPFGPPPDAAGQNATPDDGSAHSGPGDKKQRQPSSDGGPPKKKIRTTTIELQGVPNDEVHPLLGVKGDSKSKKKAAGRPKGSKGKDKDSPFRPKVFRDRAEGLGTPGNLVSAVYKQHEFRVWTEAEGLWRAPWLCG, encoded by the exons TCAGGACGCCGTTGGAAGCGCTGCTGTTTCTCGGGTGACGGCGAGTATATCGTAGCTGGATCTGCGCGGCAGCACGCGCTCTACATCTGGGAGAAGAGCATCGGGAACCTGGTGAAGATCCTCCACGGGACGCGCGGAGAGCTGCTGCTGGACGTCGCT tggCATCCGGTGCGTCCGATCATCGCCTCCATCTCCAGCGGCGTCGTGTCCATCTGGGCTCAGAACCAAGTG GAGAACTGGAGCGCGTTTGCGCCGGACTTTAAAGAGCTGGACGAGAACGTGGAGTACGAGGAGAGAGAATCAGAGTTTGACATCGAGGACGAGGACAAGAGCGAACCGGAGCAGactg gtgCGGACGCTGCAGAGGATGAGGAGGTGGACGTCACATCAGTCGATCCCATCCCAGCGTTCTGCAGCAG TGACGAGGAGCTGGAGGACTTTAAAGCGCTGCTGTATCTGCCCATCGCTCCGGAGGTGGAGGACCCTGAGGAGAACCCGTTCGGCCCTCCGCCCGACGCTGCGGGTCAGAACGCCACGCCCGACGACGGCTCCGCCCACAGCGGCCCTGGCGACAAAAAACAGCGGCAACCGTCGTCTGATGGAGGGCCGCCCAAGAAGAAGATCCGCACCACCACCATCGAGCTGCAGGGCGTCCCGAACGACG AGGTGCATCCGCTGCTGGGCGTGAAGGGCGACAGTAAGTCCAAGAAGAAGGCGGCGGGGCGGCCCAAGGGATCGAAAGGTAAAGACAAAGACTCTCCGTTCAGACCCAAAGTCTTCCGGGACAGAGCAGAGGGGCTGGGGACGCCAG gaaatctGGTCTCGGCGGTGTACAAGCAGCACGAGTTCAGGGTTTGGACTGAAGCTGAAGGCCTCTGGCGCGCCCCCTGGCTGTGTGGATGA